The region GCCCTGGAGCACATCCGCGCCACCCTCGCCGCCGCCAGCGCCGACATCACCACCGTCCCCCGCAGCGCCCTCCGCCTGCCGGCATAAGGCCGCGCCCCGCGCCCGGGGGCTGCCCTGGGCCTGGGCGTGCCTGCCTATGCAGCAGGCTGTTTCGAGACGTCGATGGCGTAGCCTCCCAGCCGATGCCCGGTGCCGGCCCGACACCGGCCCGGCACCGGGGCGCGCCAACCGCGCGCGGCAAGCCCGCAACGTCGATTGCTCTGACCGTCGCAACGCCGCCGGGCCTCAGGCCGCAGCCTAATCACCTTCATAGCCCTCTCCTATGGGGCGCCAGCCCAAAAAAGCGGGCCTATAGGGCGCAGCCCCATAACCCCAACCTCTCATCTATAGGGGCGACAGCCCAAAACTATAGGGGCGACAGCCCAAAAAGCAGGGGCCTATGGAGCGCAGCCCATAACCCCACCTCTCGCCTATTTGGGCGGCAGCCCAAGAAGCGCGGCGGATGGGGCGCAGCTCCATCATTCCCCTTTCTCTCCCACAGGGGCGATAGCCCAAAAAGGGGGCGTGTGGGGCGCAGCCCCGCTATCTAATAAATCACTCGCCCCGACAGGCGCCCCCCGACCGGGGCAATCCACAATTGACGCCCCCTTTTCCAGGTAGTAAAAACATTTTCACAAATGAGAAAGGAGACCTGCATGTCCAAGACCCCCAGCTGGCTGGTCCGCGAAGCCGAAATCCCCGGCTACCACCCCGCCAATCACGTGGGCACCACCAATAAGCGCCTGATCGGCCCCGACACCGTCGGCTCCAAAGGCGTCGAAGTCCTCCTGGGCGTGATCGAAAAGAACCAGGGCGCGCTGCCCCACGCCCATCCGGGCATCGAACAGGTCTGTTATCTGCTCTCCGGCACCGCGCGCGCCGAGATGAACGGCGAAGCAGTCGACATGGTCGCCGGCGACTGCTGTTATTTCCCGCC is a window of Bordetella sp. N DNA encoding:
- a CDS encoding cupin domain-containing protein, which encodes MSKTPSWLVREAEIPGYHPANHVGTTNKRLIGPDTVGSKGVEVLLGVIEKNQGALPHAHPGIEQVCYLLSGTARAEMNGEAVDMVAGDCCYFPPELPHKFTVTSDEPARLLVIYTPPYEERPDRVIR